One genomic region from Tripterygium wilfordii isolate XIE 37 chromosome 20, ASM1340144v1, whole genome shotgun sequence encodes:
- the LOC119986953 gene encoding stemmadenine O-acetyltransferase-like — protein MEIEIISRECIKPSSPTPHHLKTHKISLVDQFSIPMFVSTINFYLPNQAAASISKRSQVLKQSLSKTLTLYYPLAGKIIDTLSVDCNDEGVSYTVARVNCNLRDYLKQPDFSKLPKFVPGEIILHEMTPGAHVAIVQETMFACGGFSLGLVIPHNFFDGTSAIVFLKNWAMIARQEEAQSPDFSSSYIFPQNTSFRQDPMSSTFGSLAFGREGYFVSRRFVFEGSSLSNLKAKATRLGVHNPTRVEVVIAILFKCIMSALNAKLPPRKSALISTSVNLRRRAVPPFAETSVGNLVLVAPVPVNGEETDSYSFLHRMREGITLINGDFLKSLQGDQGMYRFNEYVKELSKSYSKASSDGAEIIVFNSWCNSGIYNADFGWGKPIWFPAVSFAVGLRGSVIQLVDTRMSNGIEAWVSLDEGIMSMVDQDKELLSVASVDPSPLEIDSIKPRL, from the coding sequence atggagattGAGATAATATCAAGAGAGTGCATCAAACCCTCTTCTCCAACACCTCATCACCTTAAAACCCACAAGATCTCTCTGGTTGATCAGTTCAGCATTCCCATGTTTGTTTCCACAATCAACTTTTATCTCCCAAACCAAGCAGCTGCCTCCATCTCAAAGAGATCACAAGTGTTgaaacaatctctatcaaagacACTCACTCTTTATTACCCCCTCGCTGGAAAGATCATCGACACTCTTTCCGTTGATTGTAACGACGAGGGAGTTTCTTATACAGTGGCGCGAGTTAATTGCAATTTACGCGATTATCTCAAGCAGCCTGATTTCTCAAAACTACCCAAGTTTGTGCCAGGGGAGATCATTCTTCATGAAATGACTCCGGGTGCTCATGTGGCTATTGTGCAAGAAACTATGTTTGCTTGTGGTGGTTTTTCCCTAGGCCTTGTTATTCCACACAACTTTTTTGATGGAACTTCTGCAATAGTATTTCTGAAAAATTGGGCTATGATTGCTCGACAAGAAGAAGCTCAATCTCCCGATTTTAGCTCCTCGTATATCTTTCCTCAAAACACTTCATTCCGACAAGATCCAATGAGTTCCACTTTTGGAAGCCTAGCTTTTGGTAGAGAGGGATATTTTGTATCTAGGAGGTTTGTGTTTGAAGGATCATCTCTAAGCAATCTTAAGGCCAAAGCAACAAGGTTAGGTGTGCACAACCCGACGCGTGTGGAGGTTGTGATTGCAATCCTCTTTAAATGTATCATGTCTGCATTGAACGCAAAGTTGCCTCCACGGAAGTCAGCTTTGATATCAACTTCAGTGAACTTGCGACGAAGAGCTGTGCCACCATTCGCAGAAACAAGTGTGGGAAATTTAGTTTTGGTAGCACCAGTACCAGTGAATGGTGAAGAAACAGATTCGTATAGTTTTTTGCACCGGATGAGAGAAGGCATAACCCTAATCAATGGCGACTTTTTGAAGAGCCTTCAAGGTGATCAAGGAATGTATCGGTTCAATGAATATGTGAAAGAGCTTAGTAAATCATATTCTAAAGCTTCATCAGACGGAGCAGAAATAATCGTGTTTAATAGCTGGTGTAACTCAGGCATTTACAATGCTGATTTTGGTTGGGGCAAACCTATATGGTTTCCGGCTGTTTCTTTTGCAGTAGGGCTTCGTGGATCGGTGATTCAGCTCGTGGATACAAGAATGAGTAATGGAATAGAAGCATGGGTGTCCTTGGATGAAGGAATCATGTCAATGGTTGACCAGGACAAGGAACTCCTTTCAGTAGCCTCAGTTGATCCAAGTCCTCTTGAAATTGATTCAATCAAGCCAAGGCTTTAG
- the LOC119986681 gene encoding pentatricopeptide repeat-containing protein At5g66520-like has translation MFVEEPIPVNRTGSRAIQQNLFSLLQSCNCIKNINQIHNQVIVNGFSQKSFLVVKLLSFYVASDHLVLAQRIFQNIQFPSTTIWNQMIRCYVRRGEPQKSVQTYNEMVAAGCEPDGFTYSFVLSVCARSRLLREGEQVHAKVLANGYCSNVFVRTNLVNLYAINGYDGIEYAHQVFDEMGERNVVTWNSMLSGYIRHGDVDGARRIFDEMPERNIVSWTTMIAGCAQHGKCRQGLSLFNEIRRAGVGLDQVALLSALSACAELGDLRLGKWIHSYVEQRMHRGKQPIPVSLNNALLHMYASCGVIEEASKVFREMEQRNTVSWTTMIAGFAKQGFAREALTTFHWMQSLGSNEVRPDEITFIGVLSACSHAGLVDEGRQIFNHMNLCWGIKPRIEHYCCMVDLLSRAGFLDEAHNLIQSMPMKPNDAIWGALLGGCRIHKSSDLTSHVAQKLEVECDPDRAAGYLVLLSNIYATDRRWLDVSQVREKMVELGVRKPPGRSWVQINGVLHDFIAGDSTHKHASSIYNMLGRLTRQISWEGHQSDISETYKDVVN, from the coding sequence ATGTTTGTTGAAGAACCAATACCCGTCAATCGAACAGGATCCAGAGCAATACAACAAAACCTGTTCTCTCTGTTGCAGAGTTGTAACTGCATCAAGAACATCAACCAGATCCACAACCAAGTCATTGTTAACGGCTTCTCCCAGAAGAGTTTCCTCGTCGTTAAGCTTCTATCTTTCTACGTGGCTTCTGATCATCTTGTACTTGCCCAAAGGATCTTCCAAAACATCCAATTCCCAAGTACTACCATATGGAACCAGATGATCAGGTGCTATGTTCGACGCGGAGAGCCGCAGAAATCAGTTCAGACATACAACGAAATGGTCGCGGCTGGGTGTGAGCCTGATGGGTTCACTTATTCGTTTGTTTTGAGTGTTTGTGCCAGGTCAAGGTTGTTGAGAGAGGGGGAACAGGTTCATGCGAAGGTTTTGGCCAATGGGTACTGCTCGAATGTGTTTGTTAGGACCAATTTGGTTAATTTGTATGCCATTAATGGTTATGACGGCATTGAGTATGCGCATcaagtgttcgatgaaatggGGGAGAGAAATGTTGTTACTTGGAATTCGATGCTCTCTGGGTATATTAGGCATGGGGATGTGGATGGAGCCAGGAGGATTTTTGACGAGATGCCTGAAAGGAATATTGTCTCGTGGACAACCATGATTGCTGGGTGTGCCCAGCATGGAAAATGTAGGCAAGGGTTATCTCTATTCAATGAAATACGGAGAGCTGGTGTGGGATTGGACCAGGTTGCTTTGTTGTCAGCCTTGTCAGCGTGTGCTGAATTAGGAGATTTGAGATTGGGGAAATGGATTCACTCGTATGTTGAACAGAGAATGCATCGTGGAAAGCAGCCCATACCGGTATCTTTAAACAATGCACTTCTACATATGTATGCTAGCTGTGGTGTGATTGAAGAAGCTTCTAAAGTATTTAGAGAAATGGAGCAGAGAAATACTGTTTCTTGGACAACCATGATAGCAGGATTTGCGAAACAGGGTTTTGCCCGAGAAGCTCTTACTACATTTCACTGGATGCAAAGCTTGGGATCTAATGAAGTGAGACCTGATGAAATAACCTTCATTGGGGTTCTTTCTGCTTGCAGCCATGCTGGATTGGTCGACGAGGGTCGCCAAATTTTCAACCATATGAATCTATGTTGGGGCATTAAACCAAGGATTGAACACTACTGTTGCATGGTTGATTTATTGAGCCGTGCTGGTTTCTTGGATGAAGCTCATAATCTCATTCAGTCTATGCCCATGAAGCCCAATGATGCAATTTGGGGTGCTCTGCTCGGTGGTTGCAGAATTCACAAAAGTTCAGATCTGACTTCGCATGTGGCTCAAAAGTTGGAAGTTGAGTGTGATCCTGATCGAGCTGCAGGCTATCTAGTGCTGTTGTCAAATATCTATGCCACGGACAGAAGGTGGCTGGATGTCTCCCAAGTTAGAGAAAAAATGGTTGAATTGGGTGTGAGAAAACCTCCGGGCCGAAGTTGGGTTCAAATAAATGGGGTTCTTCATGATTTTATAGCAGGGGATAGTACCCATAAGCATGCATCTTCAATATATAATATGCTTGGCAGGCTCACACGCCAAATTAGCTGGGAAGGTCATCAATCAGACATATCAGAGACGTATAAAGATGTAGTGAATTGA
- the LOC119986599 gene encoding LON peptidase N-terminal domain and RING finger protein 2 has product MSGDTSLSGLVLEGIDEVEDYVWENEGEGSLPWDQLSHVFDLVQTGNQALGEQQFVEAINCYSRANNIKPGDPVILGNRSYAHIRFSQFLKHRPASVSECQPLNGLDLTIHAELALKDAEKRVNLRSDSVHSYILKANALILLEKYDLARDVILSGLQVDPFSNPLRASLQNLEKMPLRPSSMGRKNHGKPERTDDFDCTLCLKLLYEPVTTPCGHSFCRSCLFQSMDRSNKCPLCRTVLFISPRTCTINVTMNNIIQKNFSEEYTERKAEHDSLTNFGVDLIPLFVMDVVIPCQKIPLHIFEPRYRLMVRRIMEGNRRMGMVISDPTRGSIADYACEVEITECEPLPDGCFYIEVESRRRFHILQSWDQDGYRVAEVEWICDNQPAQPEELQQLTNDAADYALLWLRTVKEAAGQDRRRLERLLNVESMMPRPLDPERFSFWLATLSNKTPLERLDLLHLTDTRERITGGLIFLRAAEQGCRVQ; this is encoded by the exons ATGTCTGGTGATACATCGTTGTCCGGATTGGTTTTGGAGGGAATTGACGAGGTGGAGGATTACGTTTGG GAAAATGAAGGAGAGGGATCATTGCCATGGGATCAGCTTAGTCATGTTTTCGATCTCGTGCAGACAGGAAATCAGGCTCTTGGAGAACAGCAATTTGTGGAG GCAATCAATTGTTACTCAAGAGCCAATAATATCAAACCTGGTGATCCTGTTATTCTTGGCAATCGCAGTTATGCACATATCAg GTTCAGCCAATTCTTAAAACACAGACCTGCTTCTGTTTCTGAATGTCAGCCATTAAATGGCTTGGATCTGACCATTCATGCTGAA CTTGCTTTGAAGGATGCTGAGAAGCGAGTAAATCTCCGAAGTGATTCAGTACATTCTTACATCCTAAAAGCTAATGCTCTCATTTTG TTAGAAAAATATGATCTGGCCCGGGATGTTATTCTCTCTGGCCTTCAGGTGGATCCTTTCAG CAATCCACTTCGGGCTTCTTTACAGAATTTGGAGAAAATGCCACTGCGACCCAGTTCTATGGGAAGGAAAAACCATGGAAAACCAGAACGTACAGATGACTTTGACTGCACACTTTGCCTTAAGCTACTATATGAACCTGTCACGACTCCTTGTGGACATTCTTTCTGCCGTTCATGTCTTTTTCAGTCGATGGACCGAA GCAACAAATGTCCACTTTGTCGAACAGTCCTCTTTATCAGTCCCAGAACATGCACAATAAA TGTGACGATGAACAACATTATACAGAAGAACTTCTCAGAGGAATACACAGAAAGAAAGGCGGAGCATGACAGTTTGACAAACTTTGGCGTTGATTTGATACCTCTTTTTGTCATGGACGTTGTAATTCCATGTCAAAAGATTCCACTTCACATTTTTGAACCCCGGTACAGACTTATG GTGAGAAGAATTATGGAAGGAAATCGTCGGATGGGAATG GTTATCAGTGATCCTACAAGAGGTTCGATAGCTGATTATGCTTGTGAAGTGGAGATAACTGA GTGTGAGCCACTTCCGGATGGATGTTTCTATATAGAG GTTGAAAGCCGACGAAGATTTCACATCCTTCAATCTTGGGATCAAGATGG GTACCGGGTTGCTGAGGTGGAATGGATATGTGATAATCAACCAGCACAGCCAGAAGAA TTGCAACAATTAACAAATGATGCAGCAGACTATGCTTTGTTGTGGTTAAGAACGGTGAAGGAAGCCGCAGGACAAG ATCGAAGAAGACTCGAGAGACTTCTTAACGTGGAATCTATGATGCCTAGACCATTGGATCCTGAGCGCTTCAGTTTCTGG CTTGCTACACTCTCAAACAAAACGCCTTTAGAGAGATTGGATCTCTTGCACTTAACCGATACAAGAGAG agGATAACTGGAGGATTAATATTCCTCAGAGCAGCAGAACAAGGATGTAGGGTCCAATGA
- the LOC119987533 gene encoding protein NEN1-like — protein sequence MGSNDERSEIAFFDVETTVPTRPGQGYALLEFGAILVCPRKLEELHSYSSLVRPADPSLINSLSVRCNGITPEAVVSAPPFADISDVVYDLLHGRIWAGHNIIRFDCKRIREAFEEINRPPPEPKGIIDSLALLTQRFGRRAGDMKMATLAAYFGLGQQTHRSLGDVRMNLEVLKYCATVLFLESSLPDIFTEKSWVSPNATTRSRTNGKSSPGGVSPNVNTTSSSSKLANNPILSTTDQVMDQYNPLLSLASSGSSSTDECFNSVASDTTRSDPFDMGSLSNEMNTESLQRDISMEENSVPESSEISSTEAFIEGCGGYIEFLAPDEVCVPDIRASLVPLYRGSQRIKLLHKDFSLQICYSRLRVRFGISTKFVDHAGRPRVSFVVDVPPTLCTVLDACDGVVQKVSLDSGSSSEWRPVVTRKNGFFNYPTARLHIPTVVNEDLAQYATEMYQKESSGAAQKLVFSKFDAAELDSFFKPGTFVDAYFSLDPYDYQQNAGIRLVAKKLIIHSE from the exons ATGGGTTCGAACGACGAGAGATCCGAGATTGCATTCTTCGACGTTGAAACCACGGTGCCGACTCGACCCGGTCAGGGTTACGCCTTACTTGAATTCGGTGCAATCTTGGTGTGCCCAAGGAAGCTGGAGGAGCTTCACAGCTATTCGTCTCTAGTCCGACCCGCTGATCCGTCCCTAATCAACTCCCTCTCCGTTCGCTGCAATGGAATTACGCCGGAAGCTGTTGTTTCAGCTCCCCCTTTCGCTGACATATCCGACGTCGTTTATGACCTGCTCCATG GTCGGATTTGGGCGGGGCATAATATTATCAGGTTTGACTGTAAGAGGATAAGGGAGGCATTTGAGGAGATTAATCGACCTCCGCCGGAGCCTAAGGGGATAATTGATTCTTTGGCCTTGTTGACTCAGAGATTTGGGAGAAGAGCTGGTGACATGAAG ATGGCAACTCTTGCAGCATATTTTGGGCTTGGACAGCAGACACATAG AAGCTTAGGTGATGTGCGAATGAATCTTGAAGTTCTCAAGTACTGTGCAACAGTTTTATTCCTG GAGTCTAGCCTTCCAGACATATTTACTGAGAAAAGCTGGGTCTCGCCTAATGCTACTACCAGAAGTCGTACAAATGGAAAATCAAGCCCTGGTGGAGTAAGCCCAAACGTGAATACTACCTCATCAAGTTCAAAGCTCGCCAATAATCCAATCCTGTCTACTACAGATCAAGTAATGGACCAATATAATCCATTATTGTCTCTTGCCAGTAGCGGCAGCAGCAGCACTGACGAGTGCTTCAATTCAGTGGCATCGGATACCACTCGTTCAGATCCTTTCGACATGGGCTCACTTAGTAATGAAATGAATACTGAATCCCTTCAACGGGATATCTCTATGGAAGAAAATTCTGTGCCAGAGTCTTCTGAAATATCTTCCACAGAGGCATTCATTGAAGGTTGCGGTGGCTATATTGAATTCCTGGCCCCTGATGAAGTTTGCGTTCCTGATATCCGTGCTTCTCTAGTCCCATTGTATCGTGGGAGTCAGAGAATAAAACTGTTGCATAAAGATTTCTCTTTGCAGATTTGTTATTCTCGTTTGAGAGTGCGTTTTGGGATTAGCACAAAGTTTGTTGACCATGCTGGTCGACCACGAGTGAGTTTTGTAGTGGAtgtgcctccaactttgtgtaCAGTTCTTGATGCATGTGATGGTGTTGTGCAAAAGGTGTCCTTAGATTCTGGTAGCAGCTCAGAATGGAGGCCTGTTGTGACCAGAAAAAATGGCTTCTTCAACTATCCTACAGCAAGACTGCA CATTCCTACCGTAGTAAATGAAGATTTAGCCCAATATGCCACCGAGATGTACCAGAAAGAATCTTCCGGAGCTGCACAAAAGCTTGTGTTTAGCAAATTTGATGCTGCAGAACTGGACAGTTTCTTCAAACCTGGGACCTTTGTGGATGCATACTTTTCCTTGGATCCGTATGACTATCAACAGAATGCTGGCATCCGGTTAGTggcaaaaaaattaataattcattCGGAGTGA
- the LOC119986495 gene encoding tubulin gamma-1 chain-like codes for MPREIITLQVGQCGNQIGMEFWKQLCLEHGISKEGILEDFATQGGDRKDVFFYQADDQHYIPRALLIDLEPRVINGIQNSEYRNLYNHENIFVSDHGGGAGNNWASGYHQGKGVEEDIMDMIDREADGSDSLEGFVLCHSIAGGTGSGMGSYLLEALNDRYSKKLVQTYSVFPNQMETSDVVVQPYNSLLTLKRLTLNADCVVVLDNTALNRIAVERLHLSNPTFAQTNSLVSTVMSASTTTLRYPGYMNNDLVGLLASLIPTPRCHFLMTGYTPLTVERQANLIRKTTVLDVMRRLLQTKNIMVSSYARTKEASQAKYISILNIIQGEVDPTQVHESLQRIRERKLVNFIEWGPASIQVALSRKSPYVQTAHRVSGLMLASHTSIRHLFSKCLSQYEKLRKKQAFLDNYRKFPMFADNDLSEFDESRDIIESLVDEYKACESPDYIKWGMEDPDHVLTGEGNATGTVDPKLGI; via the exons ATGCCTCGAGAAATCATCACTCTGCAAGTAGGGCAATGCGGGAACCAGATCGGCATGGAGTTTTGGAAGCAGCTCTGCTTAGAGCACGGCATCAGTAAAGAAGGAATCTTAGAGGACTTCGCTACTCAG GGAGGTGACAGGAAAGATGTATTTTTCTATCAAGCTGATGATCAGCATTACATACCAAGAGCTTTGCTGATAGATTTGGAGCCAAGAGTCATCAATGGCATCCAAAACAGTGAATACCGTAATCTCTATAATCATGAGAATATATTTGTTTCTGATCATGGTGGTGGTGCTGGAAATAATTGGGCCAGTGGATATCATCAG GGTAAAGGCGTTGAAGAGGATATAATGGATATGATTGATAGAGAAGCTGATGGTAGTGATAGTCTTGAGGGTTTCGTTTTGTGTCATTCAATCGCCGGAGGAACTGGCTCAG GTATGGGATCGTATTTGTTGGAGGCCCTGAATGATCGCTATAGTAAAAAACTGGTACAGACATACAGCGTGTTCCCTAACCAGATGGAGACAAGTGATGTGGTGGTCCAACCCTACAACTCACTCTTGACACTCAAGCGGCTTACACTAAATGCCGATTGTGTTGTTGTTCTTGATAATACAGCCCTGAATAGAATTGCGGTTGAGCGGTTGCATCTGTCAAATCCTACATTTGCTCAAACAAATTCGTTGGTATCTACTGTTATGTCTGCAAGTACAACCACATTGCGTTATCCAGGATACATGAACAACGATTTGGTTGGCCTTCTTGCCTCTCTAATTCCAACACCAAGATGCCACTTTCTTATGACAGGATATACGCCACTTACTGTAGAGCGCCAA GCTAATCTTATTCGTAAAACCACTGTACTGGATGTGATGAGGAGACTTCTGCAG ACCAAAAATATAATGGTTTCTTCTTATGCTCGTACTAAAGAAGCTAGTCAAGCAAAGTACATCTCAATATTAAATATCATCCAAGGAGAAGTGGATCCTACTCAG GTTCATGAAAGTTTGCAGAGGATTCGTGAAAGAAAGCTTGTTAACTTCATTGAGTGGGGCCCTGCAAGTATTCAG GTTGCTCTGTCTAGAAAATCTCCTTATGTCCAAACTGCACATAGG GTAAGCGGCCTCATGCTTGCAAGCCATACTAGCATCAGGCACCTCTTCAGCAAATGTTTGAGCCAATATGAGAAATTAAGGAAGAAGCAAGCTTTTCTTGACAACTATCGGAAATTCCCAATGTTTGCT GACAATGATCTTTCCGAATTTGATGAATCGAGAGATATTATTGAGAGTTTAGTTGACGAATACAAGGCCTGTGAGTCCCCAGATTACATCAAATGGGGAATGGAG GATCCTGATCACGTTCTAACAGGAGAAGGAAATGCTACAGGAACAGTGGATCCGAAATTAGGAATTTGA
- the LOC119987237 gene encoding probable xyloglucan 6-xylosyltransferase 5 produces the protein MGQDSFNPQKRGSGGGGLPTTTTANGRGGRVLGGMSRGRQIHKTFNNIKITILCGFVTILVLRGTIGVGNLGSSEADAVNQNLIEETNRFLAEIRSDDDQEDPSESNFNANVTYALGPKISNWDQERKAWLEQNSEFPNFINGKARILLLSGSPPKPCDNAIGDHYLLKSIKNKIDYCRVHGIEIVYNMAHLDMELAGYWAKLPMIRRLMLSHPEVEWIWWMDSDALFTDMVFEIPLNKYENYNMVIHGYPDLFDQKSWIALNTGSFLFRNCQWSLDLLDAWAPMGPKGTIREEAGKILTANLKGRPAFEADDQSALIYLLLTQKQWMEKVFLENQYYLHGYWAGLVDRYEEMLEKYHPGLGDERWPFVTHFVGCKPCGSYADYSAERCLKSMERAFNFADNQVLKLYGFRHRGLLSPKIKRIRNETVTPLQNVDQFDIRHQEHEKSGSLS, from the coding sequence ATGGGACAGGATAGTTTCAACCCGCAGAAGAGGGGATCCGGCGGAGGCGGACTTCCGACGACAACCACGGCCAACGGTAGAGGGGGCCGTGTACTAGGCGGCATGTCACGTGGAAGGCAGATCCACAAGACATTCAACAACATCAAGATCACCATCCTCTGCGGCTTCGTTACCATCCTCGTCCTCCGTGGCACAATCGGTGTCGGCAATCTTGGCAGCTCCGAGGCCGACGCAGTGAACCAGAATTTAATCGAGGAGACCAATCGGTTTCTGGCTGAGATCAGATCCGATGATGACCAGGAAGATCCATCTGAGTCCAATTTCAACGCAAATGTTACATACGCTCTTGGACCGAAGATCTCCAATTGGGACCAAGAGCGCAAAGCTTGGCTTGAACAGAACTCGGAGTTCCCGAATTTCATCAATGGCAAAGCTAGGATCTTGCTCTTGAGTGGGTCGCCTCCGAAACCGTGTGATAATGCTATCGGAGATCATTACCTCTTAAAATCAATTAAGAACAAAATTGATTATTGTAGAGTTCACGGGATTGAGATTGTGTACAATATGGCTCATTTGGATATGGAGCTTGCAGGTTACTGGGCAAAATTGCCGATGATCCGGCGATTGATGCTTTCGCATCCAGAAGTGGAGTGGATTTGGTGGATGGATAGTGATGCTTTGTTTACTGATATGGTTTTTGAGATTCCTTTGAACAAGTACGAGAATTACAACATGGTCATTCATGGCTACCCCGATTTGTTCGATCAGAAATCATGGATTGCACTGAACACTGGGAGTTTTCTATTCAGGAATTGCCAATGGTCTCTGGATCTGCTTGATGCTTGGGCTCCAATGGGTCCCAAGGGCACGATCAGGGAAGAGGCCGGGAAGATCTTGACAGCAAATTTGAAGGGGAGGCCAGCATTTGAGGCCGATGATCAATCGGCTCTGATATATTTGCTACTTACACAGAAGCAGTGGATGGAGAAGGTGTTTTTGGAAAATCAGTACTACTTGCACGGCTACTGGGCGGGATTGGTGGATCGATACGAGGAAATGCTGGAGAAGTATCATCCCGGATTGGGGGATGAGAGGTGGCCTTTTGTgacacattttgttggttgcaAGCCCTGTGGAAGCTATGCTGATTATTCAGCTGAGAGGTGCTTGAAAAGCATGGAGAGGGCTTTCAATTTTGCAGATAATCAGGTGCTTAAGCTGTACGGGTTTAGGCATAGGGGATTGTTGAGCCCCAAGATTAAGAGAATCAGGAATGAGACAGTTACTCCATTGCAGAATGTAGACCAGTTCGATATCCGCCATCAAGAGCATGAGAAGAGTGGATCTCTGAGCTAA
- the LOC119986951 gene encoding stemmadenine O-acetyltransferase-like has product MEIEIISRENIKPSSPTPTHLRTHVISLLDQFSPPIYNSNLFFYSANEAASISISQRSQVLKQSLSRTLTLYYPFAGRNIDNFSIDCNDEGISYTVAKVSCKLSDYLKKPDFSKFPKFVPEEIVICEMTPGCHLVKIQETMFACGGFAIGIGATHNIIDVTSLTAFLNAWGSMTREGTTLSPDFSSSYIFPRNNAFPQDLTGSALTNRFYQEKGIFVGRRFVFEGPMISNLKSKASRLGVQKPTRAEVVVALLFKCIMSTSKAKFGAKKKSALLSTSVNLRRRAEPKFPETSVGNIVLLAAIKANSEETDERSFVSWMRETLSPMNCDFVKSLQGVQGLQSLCEYLRRLSESYSKGITDGDEIIMFNSWCNSGTYSIDFGWGKPLWFPAFVCALGIFGSVIQLVDTRSGNGIEAWVSLDEEIMGVVEHDNELLSVASVDPSPLEIDSLE; this is encoded by the coding sequence ATGGAGATTGAGATAATATCAAGAGAGAACATCAAACCCTCTTCTCCAACTCCTACTCACCTTAGAACCCATGTTATCAGTCTCCTTGATCAATTTTCACCTCCCATTTATAATTCAAACCTCTTCTTTTATTCTGCGAATGAAGCCGCCTCCATATCCATCTCCCAGAGATCACAAGTTTTGAAACAATCGCTATCACGAACACTAACTCTCTATTATCCCTTCGCTGGAAGGAACATCGACAACTTTTCCATCGATTGTAATGATGAGGGGATTTCCTATACAGTGGCTAAAGTCAGTTGCAAATTATCTGATTATCTCAAGAAACCTGATTTCTCAAAGTTTCCAAAATTTGTGCCAGAAGAAATCGTTATTTGTGAGATGACTCCAGGTTGTCATCTTGTTAAGATACAAGAAACTATGTTTGCTTGTGGTGGTTTTGCAATAGGCATTGGTGCTACACACAACATAATCGATGTAACTTCTTTAACGGCATTCCTCAACGCTTGGGGTAGCATGACGCGAGAAGGAACAACTCTATCTCCCGATTTCAGCTCCTCATATATCTTTCCTCGAAACAATGCATTCCCGCAAGATCTAACTGGCTCGGCTTTAACGAATCGATTCTATCAAGAAAAAGGCATCTTTGTTGGAAGGAGGTTTGTGTTTGAAGGACCAATGATAAGCAATCttaaatccaaagcttcaagatTAGGCGTGCAAAAGCCAACACGAGCAGAGGTAGTGGTTGCACTCCTGTTTAAATGCATCATGTCTACATCCAAGGCAAAATTTGGTGCCAAGAAGAAGTCAGCTTTGTTATCAACTTCTGTGAACTTGCGAAGAAGGGCCGAGCCAAAATTCCCAGAAACAAGTGTGGGAAATATAGTTTTGCTTGCAGCGATAAAAGCAAATAGTGAAGAAACAGATGAGCGTAGTTTCGTATCCTGGATGAGAGAAACATTATCCCCAATGAATTGTGATTTTGTCAAGAGCCTTCAAGGGGTGCAAGGATTGCAGTCTCTTTGCGAATATTTGAGGAGGCTTAGTGAATCATATTCAAAGGGTATCACCGATGGAGATGAAATAATCATGTTTAATAGCTGGTGTAACTCAGGCACTTACAGTATTGACTTTGGTTGGGGGAAGCCATTATGGTTCCCAGCTTTTGTTTGTGCCCTAGGGATTTTTGGATCCGTGATTCAGCTCGTGGATACAAGAAGCGGTAATGGAATAGAAGCATGGGTGTCACTGGATGAAGAAATCATGGGTGTGGTAGAACATGACAATGAACTCCTTTCAGTAGCCTCAGTGGATCCTAGTCCTCTTGAAATTGATTCGCTCGAGTAA